In Lentibacillus amyloliquefaciens, one DNA window encodes the following:
- the hisS gene encoding histidine--tRNA ligase yields MSMKAPRGTVDILPEEAAKWQFVENKIKDVCRRYHFDEIRTPLFEHTEVFQRGVGDSTDIVQKEMYTFDDRGGRSLTLRPEGTAPVVRSFVEHKMHGNASQPVKLYYFAQMFRYERPQKGRMRQLNQFGVEVMGSSDPAVDAEVIDLAMSVYRELGLTSLKLVINSLGDKESRENHRQALINHFTPHKDELCHDCQNRLVQNPMRILDCKKDKDHPAMKTAPSILEYLNETSVGYFEKVKTYLELMGIDYEVDPNLVRGLDYYNHTAFEIMSEAEGFGAITTLVGGGRYNGLIEELGGPATPGIGFGMGLERLLMALEAENVEIPAAQDLDCFIVTVGDEADKYSVQLIHELRNNGIQADRDYQERKTKAQFKAADRFHAKYVLVLGENEINQKTINVKEMQTGNQDEVPLSQLVHYLQEKLSGGNDNE; encoded by the coding sequence ATGAGTATGAAAGCTCCACGAGGTACAGTTGATATTCTGCCTGAAGAAGCTGCTAAATGGCAGTTTGTCGAAAATAAAATTAAAGATGTTTGCAGACGATACCATTTTGATGAAATACGGACACCGCTTTTTGAGCATACCGAAGTTTTCCAGCGCGGCGTGGGTGATTCAACGGATATCGTCCAAAAAGAGATGTATACATTTGATGACCGCGGCGGAAGGAGCTTGACACTGCGTCCTGAAGGCACGGCACCTGTTGTACGTTCATTTGTTGAACATAAAATGCACGGCAATGCGAGTCAGCCGGTTAAACTGTATTATTTCGCTCAGATGTTCCGTTATGAACGGCCGCAAAAGGGTAGGATGCGGCAACTGAATCAATTCGGCGTCGAGGTGATGGGCAGTTCTGATCCGGCTGTTGATGCGGAAGTTATTGATTTGGCTATGTCAGTTTACCGCGAACTTGGTCTCACGTCTTTGAAGCTTGTCATTAATTCGCTTGGTGATAAGGAAAGCCGGGAGAATCATCGTCAGGCATTGATCAATCATTTTACACCGCATAAAGATGAGTTATGCCACGATTGTCAAAACCGGCTTGTACAAAATCCAATGCGCATTCTGGATTGCAAGAAGGACAAAGACCATCCGGCTATGAAGACGGCACCTTCAATTCTTGAGTATTTAAATGAGACCTCGGTTGGCTATTTTGAAAAAGTCAAAACGTATCTGGAACTGATGGGAATCGATTATGAAGTTGATCCGAATCTCGTCAGGGGGCTTGACTATTACAACCACACTGCCTTTGAAATTATGAGTGAGGCGGAAGGATTTGGCGCTATTACAACGCTTGTCGGCGGCGGCAGGTATAACGGCCTGATCGAGGAACTGGGCGGGCCTGCTACTCCAGGGATTGGTTTCGGTATGGGTCTTGAACGCTTGCTGATGGCACTGGAAGCAGAAAACGTTGAAATTCCTGCCGCTCAAGATCTTGATTGTTTTATCGTTACTGTCGGGGATGAAGCTGATAAGTATTCTGTTCAGCTTATCCATGAATTACGCAATAACGGTATCCAGGCTGATAGGGATTATCAAGAACGAAAAACGAAAGCACAATTTAAGGCGGCAGACCGCTTTCATGCTAAATATGTTCTTGTGTTGGGCGAAAATGAAATAAACCAGAAAACCATTAATGTTAAAGAAATGCAAACGGGCAACCAGGATGAGGTGCCTCTATCACAATTAGTGCACTATTTGCAAGAAAAGCTGTCAGGAGGCAATGATAATGAGTGA